The following proteins come from a genomic window of Aerosakkonema funiforme FACHB-1375:
- the rfbC gene encoding dTDP-4-dehydrorhamnose 3,5-epimerase, translated as MQFTETQLKGAFLVEIEKISDRRGFFARIFCAKDFEERGLKPPIAQTNLSFNPNKGTLRGLHYQIPPVTEAKLIRCTKGAIYEVIVDMRPESPTYLSHIGVELTDENRCALYVPEMFANGYQALTDGAEAIYQVSEFYTPGYERGLRYDDPVLNINWPLSVSEISLKDANWPLLESVIGEEK; from the coding sequence ATGCAATTTACGGAAACGCAGTTAAAAGGAGCTTTCTTAGTCGAGATCGAAAAAATATCCGATCGGCGAGGCTTTTTTGCGCGTATATTTTGCGCGAAGGACTTTGAAGAGAGAGGATTGAAACCACCAATCGCCCAAACGAACTTATCTTTTAACCCTAACAAAGGTACGCTGCGAGGATTGCACTATCAAATTCCTCCGGTAACAGAAGCAAAATTGATTCGCTGTACAAAAGGCGCTATTTATGAAGTAATTGTAGATATGCGACCTGAATCTCCTACCTATCTATCTCATATTGGGGTAGAATTAACAGATGAAAATCGCTGCGCTTTGTATGTACCGGAAATGTTTGCCAATGGCTATCAAGCTTTGACAGATGGAGCTGAAGCAATCTATCAAGTAAGCGAGTTTTATACTCCTGGATACGAACGAGGTCTGCGTTATGACGATCCTGTACTTAATATAAATTGGCCGCTCTCGGTGAGTGAAATTTCGCTAAAAGATGCAAATTGGCCATTATTAGAATCGGTTATAGGAGAAGAAAAATGA
- the rfbG gene encoding CDP-glucose 4,6-dehydratase: MDYTFWHGKKVLITGHTGFKGSWLSLWLQKLGATTIGYSLPAPTQPSLFELANVERGMISIVGDIRDLENFQAVMAEHQPEIVFHLAAQPLVRYSYQYPVETYTTNIIGTVNVLEAVRHTPSVRTVVSITSDKCYQNKEWVWGYRENETLGGRDPYSSSKACAEIVIAAYRDSYFSAANYDRHRVAIASVRAGNVIGGGDWAADRLIPDIMRSFMMGRSVLIRNPHATRPWQHVLQPLSGYLCVAEHLWKYGPEYAEAWNFGPNEEDAKPVIWIVEKLTKLWGNGAIWELDAAHHPHEDNYLKLDCSKAKAKLGWQPALSLEQTLEWIVEFYQSYLNKQDIREIVEDQIKRYRSLEEKPILSRSLITTPSVLSVN; the protein is encoded by the coding sequence ATGGATTATACATTTTGGCATGGCAAAAAAGTTTTAATTACAGGTCATACGGGATTTAAAGGTAGTTGGCTATCCCTGTGGTTGCAAAAGTTGGGAGCAACAACTATAGGATATTCCTTGCCAGCACCGACGCAACCCAGTTTGTTTGAACTGGCAAATGTTGAGCGGGGAATGATTTCGATCGTCGGAGATATTCGCGACTTGGAAAATTTCCAAGCGGTGATGGCAGAACATCAACCAGAAATTGTTTTTCATCTAGCCGCTCAACCGTTGGTGCGTTATTCCTATCAGTATCCGGTGGAAACTTACACAACAAATATCATCGGAACGGTGAACGTTTTGGAAGCAGTTCGCCATACTCCCAGCGTCCGAACAGTGGTGTCGATTACTAGCGATAAATGCTATCAAAATAAAGAATGGGTTTGGGGATATCGCGAAAATGAAACTTTGGGAGGTCGAGACCCCTATTCCAGTAGCAAAGCTTGTGCGGAAATAGTAATTGCTGCCTATCGAGATTCTTATTTTTCTGCTGCTAATTACGATCGCCATCGGGTAGCAATAGCAAGTGTCAGAGCAGGTAACGTCATCGGTGGCGGTGACTGGGCGGCAGATCGGTTAATACCGGATATTATGCGATCGTTTATGATGGGGCGATCGGTCTTAATTCGCAACCCCCATGCCACTCGTCCTTGGCAGCACGTCTTGCAACCTTTGAGCGGTTATTTGTGCGTAGCCGAACATTTATGGAAATATGGGCCAGAGTATGCCGAAGCTTGGAACTTTGGCCCTAACGAAGAAGATGCCAAACCTGTAATTTGGATTGTGGAAAAGCTAACAAAATTATGGGGAAATGGAGCGATTTGGGAATTAGATGCAGCGCATCATCCCCACGAAGACAATTACTTGAAACTTGATTGCTCGAAAGCAAAAGCTAAATTGGGATGGCAACCGGCATTATCCTTGGAGCAAACCCTTGAATGGATAGTAGAATTTTACCAAAGTTATCTCAATAAGCAGGATATAAGAGAGATTGTGGAAGACCAAATTAAACGCTATCGCAGCTTAGAAGAAAAGCCGATTTTATCTCGCTCGTTAATCACTACTCCGTCTGTTTTATCGGTAAATTAA
- the rfbF gene encoding glucose-1-phosphate cytidylyltransferase has product MKTVILAGGLGTRLSEETIIKPKPMVEIGGQPILWHIMKIYSAYGINDFIICCGYKGYTIKEYFANYFMRMSDVTFDLRFNQMNIHKGYAEPWRVTLVDTGEKTMTGGRLKRVREHIGNETFCLTYGDGVSDVNITKVIEFHKQQGTLATLTAVQQPGRFGAISLAKDQTIISSFHEKPQGDGAWINGGYFVVEPAAIDYIADDATVWEQEPMQKLAHHQQLSAYRHDGFWQPMDTLRDKNYLENLWENGNPPWKIW; this is encoded by the coding sequence ATGAAAACAGTGATATTAGCAGGGGGATTGGGTACTCGGTTAAGCGAAGAAACCATCATTAAGCCAAAACCAATGGTGGAAATTGGGGGACAGCCAATTCTCTGGCACATAATGAAGATTTATTCCGCTTATGGCATTAACGACTTTATTATTTGTTGCGGTTACAAAGGTTATACGATCAAAGAGTATTTTGCCAACTATTTTATGCGGATGTCCGATGTCACGTTTGATTTGCGATTTAATCAAATGAACATTCATAAAGGCTATGCCGAACCTTGGCGGGTCACGTTGGTAGATACAGGCGAAAAAACCATGACTGGTGGACGATTGAAGCGAGTGAGAGAACATATTGGTAATGAAACTTTTTGCTTAACTTACGGGGATGGAGTCAGCGATGTAAATATCACTAAAGTAATAGAATTCCACAAACAGCAGGGCACCTTGGCAACCTTGACTGCCGTTCAGCAACCCGGACGTTTCGGAGCCATCTCTTTGGCAAAAGATCAAACTATCATCAGTAGTTTTCACGAAAAGCCACAAGGAGATGGAGCCTGGATTAATGGGGGGTATTTTGTTGTAGAACCGGCAGCGATCGATTACATTGCTGATGATGCAACAGTGTGGGAACAAGAACCAATGCAGAAACTCGCGCATCACCAACAGTTATCAGCTTACAGGCATGATGGATTTTGGCAACCGATGGATACTCTCAGGGATAAGAATTACCTGGAAAATCTTTGGGAAAATGGAAATCCCCCCTGGAAAATCTGGTAA